In Chitinophagaceae bacterium, the DNA window AATACCTTGTAAGTTCCCGGAACAGTTGCTTTGTAAGTTTGATTGGTTTTTCCTGCAAGGAGCAGGTCGTCTTTGTACCATTGATACGTTAAGCCGGAACCTCCATTGGCCTTTAGTTTTACGAAACCGGTAGAACAGATATTAGTTTCTCCCAGTGCCGTAACAAATACCTCAATTGAATTTTCATCAATATTCAAATCACAATTGTCATCTAACCCATTGCATAATTCTATAGCACCCGGAAAGATATTCAGGTTGTTATCATCGCAATCCACCCGAGCATCAAATCCATCACCATCCTCATCAACTGCCTGGCAAACATTTCCGTTGAGCGTAATATTCATAACCTGAAGAACGCCGGATGTACCTGTCGCTTTGAATCCATAGATTCTGAATTTTATAGGAACAGAGGATGAAAAATCTGAAAAATTCCAGGAAGCAACTGTCATTACACCACAGCCCTTATTTTTTAATGATTGATCGATACCCTGATCAATCCAGGTGGTTCCATTGTCAGGACTGTAAGCAAAGCGCACGGAAGCAGGACCCTTGTTGTTTCTTCTCAACTCGGCACTAAAAGAAGTGGCTTCGACCTGATAGCCGGTTAATGGAGCAATGGCGAATTCAATAGCGGCTAAATCTGTATTAAATGATGCAGCAGATGAAAAGGTTTTGGAAGAAAATCCAGTTGGACATTGAGTATTTTTCTTAGCTCCGTTCACGCGGATTAAACTACCACCCGTTGAATTGGCAGCAAAGGAAAATGGAGTGCCAGTGATATTGTCTGTATAAGAATAAATAATTACGTCTTCATCAATTGTTCCATTACAGTTGTCGTCAATAAGGTTGCACGTTTCAACAACGTTGGGATGAATGTCTGCATTGGAATCATCACAATCGGTACTATCTGCAACGTAACCATACGGAGCGGAACAAGTTGTTATAGCAACCGAGAGGTTACCGTAAGAATCATTATCATCGTCCGAATAGAAAGTGACAATTAAATTTTCATCTATTTGTGTATCACAATTGTCATCAAGACCATTGCAAATTTCCGATGCACCGGGATTCACATTCATGTTATCGTCATTACAATCCGTATTGTTCGCCGCATAACCAGCCGAAGCAACGCAAGCTGTCGTTGAATCGAAAGGATTACCGTAACCATCATTGTCACTATCAACATAGAAAGTTAGTATTACGTTTTCATCAATTTCACTATCACAGTCATCATCAATGGAATTGCAAATTTCTGTTGCTGTTGGGTTCACAGCCACATTGGCATCATTGCAATCGTTACTGTCAGCCACAAAACCAACAGGTGCCATGCAGGCCAAAGTTGTAAAAGCAGGGTTGCCATAAGAATCATGATCGTCGTCTGCATAGAACGTCGACTTTACATTTTCATCGGTCTGTGTATCGCAATCATCATCTATACCGTTGCAAACTTCTGTTGCATCCGGATAGATCGCAGGGTTGTTATCGTTACAATCAATCGAAACGTCAAATCCATCTCCGTCAGCGTCTCCTACAAAGCAGACTTTTCCAGTAACAGTCACATTCATCAATTGAAGAATACCTGTAATATTTGAAGCATTAAATCCGTAAATCCTGAATTTGAGAGGTTGCTCTAAATAAAAGTCCGCAAAGTCCCAGGAAGCGGTTGTCATAACACCACATGCTGTATTGTTAGGTAGTGATAGATTGCTTCCCTGATCAATCCAGTTAGCACCACCATCTATACTGTATGCAAGCCGGAGCGAACCAGGTCCACCGGCGCTTTTCCTAAACTGCACCGACCATGACTGCGCTTCAATTCTGTAATCTGTAGCCGGAGTCAGGGTAAATTCAACAGCCGGCAACGTAGCGGCATAAGTTGTGGTAACAGGGAAATTTTTTGAAGAGAATCCGGTGGGACAAGCTGCAGGGGCGGTTCCTATAATAGCACCATTTACAACTTTGAGATTGGTAGCAGTTACATTGGTTGACAAATAGAAAGGAATTCCTGAAGTATTGTCTGTGTAGTTATAAATTTTTGAAGCTTCATCAATTGTTCCATTGCAATTGTCGTCAACAGTGTTACAGGTTTCTGTGGCGAGAGGTTGAATGGCAGCATTTGAATCGTTGCAATCGTTATTATTTGCAACATAACCAACCGGTGTTGTGCAGGCAAATTTTGTAACATTAGGATTACCATAAGAATCATTATCCGCATCAGCGTAGAAAATGATATCTCCTGTTTCATCAATTTGAGAATCGCAATTATCGTCAATACTGTTGCATGCTTCCGGAGCATTTGGATGAATCGCAGGATTTGTATCATCACAATCATCCACTAAATTATACCCATCGTTATCCAAATCTGGAATCAGGCATACTTTAGCAACAAGGTTTATATTTGAGAGCTGAAGTATTCCGGAAGTAGAGGAAGCATTGAAACCATATACTCTGAAAACAAGCGGCTGATAGGTTGAAAAATCATCAAAGTCCCAAAGAGCACTCGTCATCACACCGCAGTCGGAATTAGTGAGCGACTGGTTGATGCCTTGATCAATCCATGAATTTCCACCATCCTTGCTATATGCAAACCGTAAGGAAGCCGGACCACCCCCATTTTTCCTGAACTCTGCGGAGAAAGTTCCGGCATCCACCTGGTAAGCTGAGTCCGGTGTAATAGTAAATTGTACAGCAGGCAAAGAAGTATTGAAAGTAGTTGCACTTGTAAAACCTTTGTTAGATGTTCCTGTTAAGCAAGCACCTGAACCTGTCGCAGTGGTAACACCATTGACAAGAATTAAATTGGTAACCGTTGAATGCTTTGCGAAAGATGCAGGAACACCTGCTGTATTAGTCGTATAATGAAATGCCTGTATGGCTTCATCAGTAATACCATCACAGTTATCATCGACGTTGTTACACATTTCAGCCTGTGCCGGATTTATTGCAGCATTGCCATCATTACAATCGGTAGCATCAGAACTATAACCTACCGGCTGTAAACAGGCAAGCGTTGAAACTAACGAATCACCATACGTGTCACCATCTGCATCAGCATAGAAAATTAGTTTCACATTTTCGTCAACTTGCGCATCGCAATTATCATCTACATTATTACAAACTTCAATTGCGCCTGGATTTATTAACGCGTTTGTATCATTGCAATCCACCGCAGATTCATAGCCATCAGCATCAAGATCAACTAACGGGCATACTTTTCCATTCAGGTTAACATTCATTATTTGAAGCACTCCGGAAGTGGAGACCGCATTAAATCCGTAGATTCTGAATTTGAGTGGGAGAGGTGTTGAAAAATCGGAAAAATCCCAGGAAGTTGGCGTCATTAGACCGCAACCATTACTGAACAATGACTGATTAAAACCCTGATCGATCCAGGTAACTCCATTGTCGAGGCTATATGCAAAACGAATGGAAGCCGGGCCGCTGTTGCTTCTTCTCAGTTCAGCAGTAAATGAAGTAGCTTCAATTTTATATCCGGCTAAAGGAGACAGGGAGAATTCTACAGCACCAAGGCTTGTACTGTATTCAACTGTAGAAACAAAGTTTTTGGAAGAAAAGCCGGTTGGGCAGGACGTACTTTTATCAGCGCCATTGAGGCGGCTCAAATTCGAAGCGCTTGCATTGATATCAACGTAATTAAAAGCTCCTGATGAATTGTCTGTGTAACTGTAAATAGTGGTTGCTTCGTCTGTTGACCCACTGCAATTGTCATCGATGTTGTTACAGGTTTCCGCAGCGTTGGGATGAATGTTTCCATTGCCATCGTTGCAATCAGTATTATCAGGAACGTATCCTGCAGGAGCAAAGCAGGTGATTACTGAATCAGTCTGATTACCATAAGAATCGTTGTCGTTGTCAAGATAGTAGGTGGGAACTACATTTTCATCAATCTGCGTATCGCAATCATCATCAATAAAATTGCAGATTTCAGTTGCCATCGGATGCACATTTACAGCGGCATCGTTACAATCAGTATTATCAGAAACGTATCCTGCCGGAGCGAAACAGGCTAACAATAAAACATTGAGGTTACCATATGAATCATTATCTGCGTCAGCATAGAAAGTTAATTTCAGATTCTCATCAATCTGGCTGTCACAATTATCATCGACATCATTACATACTTCTGTCGCGTTGGGAAATATCGCGGGGTTGGAATCATCGCAATCAACTGTCGTATTATATCCGTCATGATCATCATCAAATATCAGCTTGCAAGCATTTCCGTTAATAATTACATCCTGCACCTGAAGCATGCCTGATGTTGAAGAAGCATCAAAACCATAAATTCTAAAGTACACCTGTCCTGTTGTGAAAAAATCCGGAAAGTCCCATGAAGAATTGGTCATCACTCCGCATTCCGCATTTTGCAAAGCCTGGTTGGTTTCCTGGGTGATCCATGAAAAACCACTATCAATGCTGTATGCAAAACGAATCTTGGAAGGTCCGCCACCATTTCTTCTCAGCGCTGCCGTAAAAGAGGAGGCTTCAATTCTGTATCCCGGATCTGCCACGATTGTAAATTCAATTGCAGGAACAGAAGTGCTGAAATTGAAGGCGGTAGAATAATTTTTTGACAGAAATCCGGTTGGACAATTGACGGTAGTGATAGCACCATTCACCAATTTGAAGTTCGTTCCGGTCGCATGAAGAGCTATTGCGTCCGGAATGCCTTCATGGTTGTCAGTATAATGATAAATGTCTCCAGGTTCATCAATAAGTGCATCGCAGTCATCGTCAATAAGATTGCATATTTCTTTCGCAACAGGATTTACAGATGGGTTGCTATCATTACAGTCAGAGCTTGTTAGCACATATCCCGATTGCACAAAACATCCGGTAAAGGAAACTGCTGCATTTCCATATCCATCAAGATCAGTATCAGCATAGGAAGTTGTACTTACACCTTCATCAATTTGCGAATTACAATTATCGTCGAGAGAATTGCAGATTTCTGATACATCGGGATTAAAAACGCTCCCATCCGGTCCGTCGTTGCAATCAGCATTATTAGTAACAAATCCATCGGGTACATTGCATCCAATGACTGAAATTGCAGGATCGCCATAATTGTCATGATCATTATCTGCATAAAAAGTCTGAGTGACCCCTTCATCTGTCTGGCCATCGCAATTATCATCCAACGTGTTACATATTTCAACTGTTCCGGGATTGATTTTTGGATCATTGTCATTACAATCATATAATGCATCATATCCATCGCTATCCGCATCAACAGAAAGCGGACACACTTTTCCTGTCAGTGTCAGATTGAGTACCTGAAGCATGCCTGATGTTTTAGATGCTTTAAATCCGAAGATTCTGAATTTAATGGGTTGCGTAGTTATAAAGTCATTGACATCCCAAGTGAAAGTAGTTGTGCCACCACACGGGCCGGTAAGTACAGTTTGATCAATCCCCTGATTTATCCAGTTGTTTCCGTTATCGATGCTGTATGCGAAACGAACAAGTGAGGGTCCGTTGCCGGTTCTTCTAAGGTCAACTGTAAAAAAAGCGGGTTCAATTTGAAAGCCGCTCAGCGGATTAAGAGTGAATTCAATGGCAGGTAAGGAAGTACTGTAATTAGCAGCATTGGTGAAGTTTACAATTATCAACCCGGTTGGGCATCCTGTTGATAGCGCAGCACCGTTTACTGCACCCACATTTGTTGCTGTAGCATTGGCTGAAATAAGGGAAGGAATTCCGGAAGTGTTGGTAGTGTACTTATAGACAGCCACCTGTTCGTCCTTCGTGCCATTGCAATTGTCATCAATGCCATTGCAGGTTTCGTTGCCGGAAGGATTAACAGCAGGATTAGCGTCATTGCAATCGTCATCATTTAAGGAATAATTTGCCGGAAGAGTACAGGCCAAAATATTGAAAGAAGGTGTACCGTAAGTATCGTGATCGTTATCAGCATAGAAGATAGTCAGCACACCCTCATCAATCTGATTATTACAATCTTCATCCAGGCCGTTACAGATTTCTGCCGTATTGGGATGAATAGCAACATTCATATCGTTACAATCAGTGCTGTCTGCTACGAAACCTGTTGACGCATTGCAGGCGAGAATGGTTTCCTCTGAATTACCATAAGTATCATTATCTGCATCTGTATAAAATTTCACTTTTACGCCTTCATCTATATCCGCATTGCAATTATCATCAACGCCATTACAGATTTCAGGGGCGTTTGGATATACGAATGCGTTATTATCATCGCAATCAACAGAAGTATTGAATCCATCGCCATCATCATCTGCAAAGTGGCAAACATTGCCATTGAAATTTATATCCAGTAGTTGCAGCGTGCCTGTTGTGGCTGAAGCATTAAATCCATAAAAACGGAATTTAAGATTTTGTGAGGTGATAAAATCATCGAAATCCCAAATAGTACTGTTGGTTACTCCGCACAATTCGTTTGTGATCGAATGATTAACTCCTTCGTCAATCCAGCTGGCACCATTGTCTAAACTGTAAGCAAGTCTGATGGTTGACGGACCACTGCTGCTTCTTCTAACATTGGCCGA includes these proteins:
- a CDS encoding T9SS type A sorting domain-containing protein, with amino-acid sequence MSNSTLSLGKLSIVVAIFSLIASQQSLLAQIPAQTIIWQKPVGGTKHDEIRDMVNTPDGGCVFTGFTNSIDGDVAINKGDDDLMVCKLDAFGNIEWIKTYGGSGQEWGRSIKLTRDGGYIIGGHNTSQGDLLDVTGNHGGFDYWVLKLNSKGELQWQQSFGGSLLDLGYSIDQTDDGGYIAFGGVKSIDGNVTGKNTVDADYWLVKLDFNGNILWQRTIGGPDHEEGSSARITTDGGLIISGFTSSNSGDVTGNHGTDDVFMVKTDSLGNIDWARCYGGSLEDAARDACQTSDGGYVFAGYTNSDDGDVSSKHNDQDIWVVKLDSIGNIIWEKAFGGNSLEYAYSIEENIDHTGYLVAGHTGSTGGNVSGNNGLYDIWVFELDLNGKLVWQKCLGGSDNDYGRTITQTLNGDYLVAGYTSSIDSDVVNKIGGSDGWIVKLKGDCFNQTFYQDADGDKYGNPSISIYTCDQPVGYIYDNTDCNDADAAVFPNTIEVCNGYDDDCDFQSDEDIQTTYYGDADGDTYGDPSVIKMACSIVPAGYTTNNSDCDDSNAAIKPGVTETCNSFDDDCNGAIDEPAKIFYYTADISGIPASVSANSTATNLIRVNGAMVTTICETGFSSKNFATGNAFNNSLPAVELTMTPASGYQLQLASFSADLRRNSNGPSKVRFAYSLNGGNTWIDQGSDFTINNSQCGAGTPSSWDFADFTLAQTIIFRIYGYGSVNAAGVLQLLNVSINGTVCLMFDEDHDGYIAALDCNDGNASIHPNAIEKCNAIDDDCDTEIDEGAKTTFYADADHDGYGNLAVTSKACSVPQDFSPDSSDCNDLDAAIHPGSAEVCNGIDENCDTQIDNGVLISFYADTDNDNFGDPNNMTPACLQPSGYVLNNSDCNDANTAISPSATETCNGVDDNCDAFTDEPVRIYHYVDNTSGIPVIVGLHATASNLQPANGVFPALGTSGCPTGYTTKNYSTALDFSTSFSAVQFTITQNSGYQINGSSFSVDLRRSGSGPKKIRMAYSVTGGSNWVDEGVDHDIISNSDCGVTTNFQWDFPDFATGQPLIVRIYGFQAGAGSGTLQILNARLDGNICQILDADNDTYNTIVDCNDANPTIHPNALESCNTVDDNCNSEIDEGVKLTFYADADNDAFGNAAITTLACTPPAGYVSSNTDCNDAVATVYPGAPEQCNDVDDDCDNQFDEGASATFYLDTDNDGYGSPDDFIVTCPAPPGYAPTFPDCNNNDASINPGATEICNLVDDDCDAATDEDVELSFYLDDDNDTFGNPAISILACVAPPGYVASDADCNDADSGIHPNIPETCNNIDDNCNGILDEAVQIYHYVDNTNGTPLSVDADATATNLIMVNGATTSNSCPTGFSTKNFPDSTLFDTTLPAVEFSILANSGYQIGASSISANVRRSSSGPSTIRLAYSLDNGASWIDEGVNHSITNELCGVTNSTIWDFDDFITSQNLKFRFYGFNASATTGTLQLLDINFNGNVCHFADDDGDGFNTSVDCDDNNAFVYPNAPEICNGVDDNCNADIDEGVKVKFYTDADNDTYGNSEETILACNASTGFVADSTDCNDMNVAIHPNTAEICNGLDEDCNNQIDEGVLTIFYADNDHDTYGTPSFNILACTLPANYSLNDDDCNDANPAVNPSGNETCNGIDDNCNGTKDEQVAVYKYTTNTSGIPSLISANATATNVGAVNGAALSTGCPTGLIIVNFTNAANYSTSLPAIEFTLNPLSGFQIEPAFFTVDLRRTGNGPSLVRFAYSIDNGNNWINQGIDQTVLTGPCGGTTTFTWDVNDFITTQPIKFRIFGFKASKTSGMLQVLNLTLTGKVCPLSVDADSDGYDALYDCNDNDPKINPGTVEICNTLDDNCDGQTDEGVTQTFYADNDHDNYGDPAISVIGCNVPDGFVTNNADCNDGPDGSVFNPDVSEICNSLDDNCNSQIDEGVSTTSYADTDLDGYGNAAVSFTGCFVQSGYVLTSSDCNDSNPSVNPVAKEICNLIDDDCDALIDEPGDIYHYTDNHEGIPDAIALHATGTNFKLVNGAITTVNCPTGFLSKNYSTAFNFSTSVPAIEFTIVADPGYRIEASSFTAALRRNGGGPSKIRFAYSIDSGFSWITQETNQALQNAECGVMTNSSWDFPDFFTTGQVYFRIYGFDASSTSGMLQVQDVIINGNACKLIFDDDHDGYNTTVDCDDSNPAIFPNATEVCNDVDDNCDSQIDENLKLTFYADADNDSYGNLNVLLLACFAPAGYVSDNTDCNDAAVNVHPMATEICNFIDDDCDTQIDENVVPTYYLDNDNDSYGNQTDSVITCFAPAGYVPDNTDCNDGNGNIHPNAAETCNNIDDNCSGSTDEATTIYSYTDNSSGAFNYVDINASASNLSRLNGADKSTSCPTGFSSKNFVSTVEYSTSLGAVEFSLSPLAGYKIEATSFTAELRRSNSGPASIRFAYSLDNGVTWIDQGFNQSLFSNGCGLMTPTSWDFSDFSTPLPLKFRIYGFNAVSTSGVLQIMNVNLNGKVCPLVDLDADGYESAVDCNDTNALINPGAIEVCNNVDDNCDAQVDENVKLIFYADADGDTYGDSLVSTLACLQPVGYSSDATDCNDGNAAINPAQAEMCNNVDDNCDGITDEAIQAFHYTTNTAGVPASFAKHSTVTNLILVNGVTTATGSGACLTGTSNKGFTSATTFNTSLPAVQFTITPDSAYQVDAGTFSAEFRKNGGGPASLRFAYSKDGGNSWIDQGINQSLTNSDCGVMTSALWDFDDFSTYQPLVFRVYGFNASSTSGILQLSNINLVAKVCLIPDLDNDGYNLVDDCDDTNPAIHPNAPEACNSIDDNCDSQIDETGDIIFYADADNDSYGNPNVTKFACTTPVGYVANNNDCNDSNAAIQPLATETCNTVDDNCNGTIDEASKIYNYTDNTSGIPFYLSTNVTATNLKVVNGAIIGTAPAACPTGFSSKNFPVTTTYAATLPAVEFTLTPATDYRIEAQSWSVQFRKSAGGPGSLRLAYSIDGGANWIDQGSNLSLPNNTACGVMTTASWDFADFYLEQPLKFRIYGFNASNITGILQLMNVTVTGKVCFVGDADGDGFDVSIDCNDNNPAIYPDATEVCNGIDDDCDTQTDENVKSTFYADDDHDSYGNPAFTTLACMAPVGFVADSNDCNDANVAVNPTATEICNSIDDDCDSEIDENVILTFYVDSDNDGYGNPFDSTTACVASAGYAANNTDCNDDNMNVNPGASEICNGLDDNCDTQIDENLIVTFYSDDDNDSYGNLSVAITTCSAPYGYVADSTDCDDSNADIHPNVVETCNLIDDNCNGTIDEDVIIYSYTDNITGTPFSFAANSTGGSLIRVNGAKKNTQCPTGFSSKTFSSAASFNTDLAAIEFAIAPLTGYQVEATSFSAELRRNNKGPASVRFAYSPDNGTTWIDQGIDQSLKNKGCGVMTVASWNFSDFSSSVPIKFRIYGFKATGTSGVLQVMNITLNGNVCQAVDEDGDGFDARVDCDDNNLNIFPGAIELCNGLDDNCDLNIDENSIEVFVTALGETNICSTGFVKLKANGGSGLTYQWYKDDLLLAGKTNQTYKATVPGTYKVLVTNLSFCSNTSTPVNVFSFCKEDSVAQLTKIGTFLLYPNPTRDNFVIELTPGNSSAAMSAKTIQANISITNLFGQIVYAENIQLVNGELKKEIKLSDSFIEGMYLVKVILNDETATSEDVQWTGRIMIQK